In Naumovozyma castellii chromosome 1, complete genome, one DNA window encodes the following:
- the AAT1 gene encoding aspartate transaminase AAT1 (ancestral locus Anc_2.475) translates to MLLIRHRSLAETAKIIHQRSFTSLVEKVPLAPADKILGLTAFYNRDPNPKKINLTVGVYQDAWGKVTTFPSVAKSQKLIDNDLLLNKNLSYLPITGCKDFETNVMNFLFKESMHHPELIEQDRISFIQTLSGTGAVAIAASFLSTFITNEISVPNYSWANHTNIFTKNGFPSVDYYPYYDRKTGQIDFQNWINHLKNLPFLGKPRGILLHASCHNPTGLDPTRQQWEKIIDTIYELKMIPVIDMAYQGLETGNLIEDAHLLRLCLNTDKYPHWNNGIFLCQSFAKNMGLYGERVGSLSIVLPEADSQLKERVNSQLKRIVRGIYSSPPGYGSRIANVLLSTPNLKKQWFKDVKSMVERLQSVRLAMFERLNWPDLINKESNHGMFYFTRFSEGQVNELRTKYGIYLTLDGRLSLSGVNNYNVDYLCEALQNVSKLARA, encoded by the coding sequence ATGCTGCTGATAAGACATCGCTCGCTGGCTGAGACTGCCAAGATCATTCATCAGAGAAGTTTCACGTCCCTGGTGGAGAAGGTCCCATTGGCCCCCGCTGATAAGATCCTGGGGCTCACTGCATTCTACAACAGGGATCCTAACCCCAAAAAGATAAATCTGACCGTCGGGGTATACCAGGACGCTTGGGGCAAAGTGACCACGTTCCCCTCCGTAGCTAAATCACAGAAATTAATAGACAATGACTTACTGCTAAACAAGAATCTGTCCTATCTGCCCATTACAGGATGCAAAGATTTCGAAACCAACGTTATGAATTTCCTATTTAAGGAATCCATGCATCATCCGGAGTTGATTGAACAAGATAGaatttcattcattcaaacTCTAAGTGGGACGGGTGCCGTCGCCATCGCTGCTAGTTTCTTATCCACTTTCATTACAAATGAAATCTCGGTGCCCAATTATTCATGGGCTAATCatacaaatattttcaCCAAGAATGGGTTCCCCAGCGTGGATTATTACCCATATTATGACCGCAAGACGGGACAAATTGACTTCCAAAATTGGATTAATCACTTAAAGAACTTACCCTTCTTGGGGAAACCACGTGGTATCCTCCTGCATGCATCCTGTCATAATCCTACGGGGTTGGACCCAACAAGACAACAATGggaaaagattattgatACTATTTACGAGTTGAAAATGATCCCTGTGATAGATATGGCGTATCAAGGGTTGGAAACAGGTAATTTGATTGAAGATGCACATTTATTACGTCTTTGTCTCAATACGGACAAGTATCCACATTGGAATAACGGGATCTTTCTGTGTCAATCATTCGCTAAGAACATGGGATTGTATGGTGAACGTGTGGGATCTCTGAGTATTGTCCTACCGGAGGCTGATTCACAACTGAAAGAGAGGGTTAATTCacaattgaagagaatTGTCAGAGGTATATACTCATCACCGCCTGGTTATGGATCCAGGATAGCTAACGTATTATTATCCACtccaaatttaaagaagcAATGGTTTAAAGATGTTAAATCCATGGTGGAAAGATTACAAAGTGTAAGGTTGGCCATGtttgaaagattaaatTGGCCAGATCTAATTAATAAAGAGAGTAATCATGGGATGTTTTATTTCACTAGATTTAGTGAGGGTCAAGTCAATGAATTGAGAACAAAATACGGCATTTATTTGACATTGGACGGGAGATTGTCCCTAAGTGGTGTCAATAACTATAATGTAGATTACCTTTGTGAAGCTCTGCAAAATGTCTCTAAATTGGCAAGAGCATAA
- the POP2 gene encoding CCR4-NOT core DEDD family RNase subunit POP2 (ancestral locus Anc_6.379): MQMMNVQPHGIPMGEQFFTQNGPQEMHQPMNVPQMFSSQQVNQSQMLQQQQPGMMSNAPGLQKQDITNSFLSNNQKMDPLVMQQQQQQQQQQQQQQQTFNTPVLNSAPPGLNMFQQQQPGINMNRSVNSQMMKQLPLPPIILPPPNHLFVRDVWNNNLHREFAAIRKLVASQYNYVSISTEFVGTMARPIGNFRSKTDYHYQTMRSNVDLLNPIQLGISLSDSNGNKPDTGPSTWQFNFQFDISQEMMSTESIELLRKSGINFEEHVNAGVDVSEFAQLMIDSGLLLDSRITWITYHTAYDLGFLINIIMNDPMPNNKEDFEWWVHKYMPNVYDLNLIHKVIRDFTQPGAPQLTLSALADELGIPRFPLFTTTGGQSLLMLLAFCNLSKLSMHKFPNGTDFSKYKNVIYGINGD; the protein is encoded by the coding sequence ATGCAAATGATGAACGTACAGCCTCATGGGATACCCATGGGTGAACAGTTTTTTACTCAGAATGGACCCCAAGAGATGCACCAACCTATGAATGTACCTCAAATGTTTTCATCACAGCAAGTTAACCAATCCCAGATgcttcaacaacaacaaccgGGAATGATGTCTAATGCGCCAGGATTGCAAAAGCAAGATATAACGAATTCCTTCCTTTCGAATAATCAAAAGATGGATCCATTAGTGAtgcaacagcaacaacaacaacaacaacaacagcagcaacagcagcaaACGTTTAATACACCTGTCTTGAACTCAGCGCCTCCAGGTTTAAATATgttccaacaacaacaacccGGCATCAATATGAACCGATCTGTGAATTCccaaatgatgaaacaattaCCACTACCACCAATAATACTACCTCCACCAAACCATTTGTTTGTTCGTGATGTATGGAATAACAATTTACACAGAGAATTTGCAGCTATAAGAAAGTTGGTGGCTTCTCAATATAATTATGTGTCAATTAGTACTGAATTTGTGGGCACTATGGCAAGACCCATCGGTAATTTTAGATCAAAAACCGATTACCATTATCAAACAATGAGATCTAACGTGGATCTTTTAAATCCTATTCAATTAGGGATATCATTAAGTGATTCTAACGGGAATAAACCTGATACCGGACCATCTACTTGGCAGttcaatttccaatttgataTCTCGCAAGAAATGATGTCCACAGAGTCTATAGAATTGTTAAGGAAATCGGGtattaattttgaagaacatGTAAATGCCGGTGTTGACGTTTCTGAATTTGCTCAATTAATGATCGATTCTGGGTTGTTATTAGATTCGAGAATCACATGGATAACGTACCATACCGCTTACGATCTTGGATTCTtaatcaatatcatcatgAATGATCCTATGCCCAACAATAAGGAGGATTTTGAATGGTGGGTTCATAAGTATATGCCAAACGTAtatgatttgaatttaattcatAAAGTTATCAGAGATTTTACCCAACCAGGAGCTCCGCAGTTGACTTTAAGCGCGTTGGCTGATGAACTGGGGATTCCAAGGTTCCCGTTGTTTACTACCACGGGGGGTCAAAGTTTGTTGATGCTATTAGCATTCTGCAATCTCAGCAAATTGTCGATGCATAAGTTCCCGAATGGAACTGATTTCTCTAAATACAAAAACGTTATTTACGGTATTAACGGTGACTAG
- the ESF2 gene encoding RNA-binding ATPase activator ESF2 (ancestral locus Anc_6.381), whose protein sequence is MSKEESDIDFSSDEEETNNVLIGSKKKVSLEKDVFNKQDDEEDNAEEEEGEREDEQGSGSPEEDKISEEKPKEKVESTEEKTLRLKKKLEKMKNLKKQNHKTGVVYLSRIPPYMKPAKMRQILSKFGEIDRLFLKRENDQKHTRRIKGGGNKKAMYEEGWGEFIRKRDAKLCAMTLNGNIIGGKKGTFYHDDILNVKYLPGFKWADLTEQIARENDIRQSKLEMEISQANKLNAEFIRNVEQSKMLHNMKKSKKRNNDEQVEEETHLRDFKQRKVTSSRANAPKEQKQASDPAKKLGNVLSNLL, encoded by the coding sequence ATGAGCAAGGAGGAAAGTGATATcgatttttcttctgatgaagaggaaaccAACAATGTTTTGATTGGgtcaaagaagaaggtttcTCTGGAGAAGGATGTGTTTAATAaacaagatgatgaagaggataaTGCCGAGGAGGAGGAAGGGGAAAGAGAAGATGAACAAGGATCTGGCTCACCTGAGGAGGATAAAATAAGTGAAGAAAAGCCAAAGGAGAAAGTGGAAAGTACAGAAGAGAAGACTTTAcgattgaagaagaaactagaaaaaatgaaaaatttaaagaaacaaaatcaTAAGACTGGGGTCGTTTATCTATCTAGAATCCCTCCCTATATGAAGCCGGCAAAGATGAGACAGATTCTTTCCAAGTTTGGAGAAATCGACAGACTTTTCCTAAAGAGAGAAAATGATCAAAAACAtacaagaagaataaaGGGTGGTGGTAATAAAAAGGCAATGTATGAAGAAGGTTGGGGTGAATTTATAAGGAAAAGAGATGCAAAACTCTGCGCTATGACTTTGAATGGGAACATCATTGGTGGTAAGAAGGGAACTTTCTACCATGATGATATATTGAACGTTAAATATTTGCCCGGTTTCAAGTGGGCTGATTTGACTGAGCAAATTGCTAgagaaaatgatattagACAATCTAAATTGGAGATGGAAATTTCTCAAGccaataaattaaatgcAGAATTTATTAGAAATGTAGAACAATCAAAGATGCTTCATAACATGAAGAAATCGAAAAAGAGAAACAATGATGAACAAGTGGAGGAGGAGACTCATTTAAGAGATTTCAAACAACGTAAAGTGACATCCAGCAGAGCTAACGCACCAAAGGAACAGAAACAAGCCTCGGATCCGGCAAAGAAGCTAGGAAACGTCCTAAGCAACCTATTATAG
- the NOG2 gene encoding putative GTPase NOG2 (ancestral locus Anc_6.380) has product MGTGKKEKQRRIRQNDTRDGNLRVKGENFYRDSKRVQFLNMYTNGKEIRNKKGDLIRAAPLQSTDIPNARVAPDRRWFGNSRVISQDALQHFRTALGDTQKDTYQVLLRRNKLPMSLLEEKDTTESPQARILETESFTHTFGPKAQRKKPRVAASSLNDLVKSTEEDTQKYEEKLELDTTLGLMGNQEDEENGWTQVAKEAIFSKGQSKRIWNELYKVIDSSDVVIHVLDARDPLGTRCKSVEEYMKKETPHKHLIYVLNKCDLVPTWVAAAWVKHLSKERPTLAFHASITNSFGKGSLIQLLRQFSQLHTDRKQISVGFIGYPNTGKSSIINTLRKKKVCQVAPIPGETKVWQYITLMKRIFLIDCPGIVPPSTKDSEEDILFRGVVRVEHVSNPEQYIPGVLRRCQVKHLERTYEISGWKDSTDFIEMLARKTGRLLKGGEPDESGVSKQILNDFNRGKIPWFVIPPEKEAKEGEEDKKDATEAAAAPVVTETLKRKAEPEEEKIMGETEAKKTKTA; this is encoded by the exons ATGGGTACTGGTAAGAAGGAAAAACAGAGAAGAATCCGTCAGAATGATACCAGAGATGGTAATCTTCGTGTCAAAGGTGAGAATTTCTACAGAGATTCTAAGAGAGTTCAATTCTTAAACATGTATACAAATGGTAAGGAAATCCGTAACAAGAAGGGTGACCTTATCAGAGCCGCACCATTGCAAAGTACCGATATTCCTAACGCCAGGGTGGCTCCTGATCGTCGTTGGTTTGGGAACTCTAGAGTCATTTCTCAAGATGCCTTACAACATTTTAGAACTGCTCTAGGTGACACCCAAAAGGACACATACCAAGTCTTATTAAGGAGAAATAAGTTACCAATGTCGTTATTGGAAGAGAAAGATACTACTGAGTCTCCACAGGCCAGAATCTTAGAAACTGAAAGTTTTACACACACTTTTGGACCAAAGGCACAAAGGAAAAAGCCAAGAGTGGCAGCTTCCAGTTTGAATGATTTGGTTAAATctactgaagaagataCTCAAAAGTACGAAGAGAAGCTAGAACTGGACACCACTTTAGGTTTAATGGGTAatcaagaagatgaagaaaatggttGGACCCAAGTGGCTAAGGAAGCTATTTTCAGTAAAGGTCAATCCAAACGTATTTGGAATGAATTATATAAAGTTATTGACTCTTCAGATGTGGTGATACATGTGCTTGATGCCAGAGATCCATTGGGAACACGTTGTAAATCTGTCGAAGAATATATGAAGAAGGAAACTCCTCACAAACATTTGATTTATGTTTTGAACAAGTGTGATTTGGTCCCAACATGGGTTGCC GCTGCATGGGTCAAACATTTGTCCAAGGAACGTCCCACTTTGGCCTTCCATGCCTCTATTACGAATTCTTTCGGTAAGggttctttaattcaattattaCGTCAATTTTCTCAATTACATACTGATAGAAAGCAGATCTCTGTTGGGTTCATTGGATACCCAAATACAGGTAAATCTTCCATCATTAACACtttaagaaagaagaaagtcTGTCAAGTGGCTCCAATTCCCGGTGAAACTAAGGTTTGGCAATATATTAcattgatgaagagaatTTTCCTTATTGATTGTCCAGGTATCGTTCCACCTTCCACTAAGGATAGTGAGGAAGATATCTTATTCAGAGGTGTTGTTAGAGTGGAACATGTTTCCAATCCTGAACAATATATCCCTGGTGTTCTCAGACGTTGTCAAGTGAAGCATTTGGAAAGAACGTATGAGATATCTGGTTGGAAGGACTCCACTGACTTCATAGAAATGCTGGCCAGAAAGACTGGTAGACTGCTGAAAGGTGGTGAACCTGATGAATCTGGTGTTTCCAAGCAAATCTTGAATGATTTTAACAGAGGTAAAATCCCATGGTTTGTCATTCCACCCGAAAAGGAAGCTAAGGAGGGAGAAGAAGACAAGAAGGATGCTACTGAAGCTGCAGCTGCTCCAGTGGTCACTGAAACATTGAAGAGGAAAGCTGaaccagaagaagaaaaaatcatGGGAGAGACGGAAGCCAAGAAGACCAAGACTGCTTAA
- the BRE5 gene encoding Bre5p (ancestral locus Anc_6.378) gives MVASTQEVVYTFLQTYYGRMKNDPTRMSNLYSTTAEVTHINYQHGFNYDDGKEVLPTIKLIGKENINGFFKRNIDKVSDIKLMINSCDFQNTGGVSRDDILIIVTGELFWSDSPTFKFAQTFVLNSISNNYKSFEITNDVLKFIPDSLEEYVIIPKKVRQEKPEEKKKKEEPLPVNEAATEPAKVEIEKKSEDKKSTEDVVKQPLAATSEKIEERDIPKSETKLETKEETSSDEIEKKKKITSTKVEDVTEIKEKEVPEVKEKTDKVASPAAQEHKEKPLKPNTEVKEEKEEEDNKLKKHHEKATKIKSDSPKSSTYKEKPGKVSKHEIISVSKEGPEITIIKKPEIMKPQTKEKEDEPNEKENENPEETNKETVPIPAPAPVKMTWASKLSVDSKENVKDHSVKVTPAAPDNRKPTPIVNRNVVEFTKEAAQYRTDNRNFEMGNRRDNTSGRGGKKKHGNINYETVNKDGFFPVFVRGTGSIKEDKLRINLEKEFGPIMKMSTGDNFAVVDFATQQNQNDALEKKVIKIDDTDVILERKTAKKVYNSNNGFSSHSRPSKKYTSNSNGGFNNPRRRE, from the coding sequence ATGGTTGCCTCCACTCAAGAAGTTGTTTACACTTTCTTACAAACATACTATGGCAGAATGAAGAATGATCCAACCAGAATGTCCAATCTTTACTCCACCACCGCCGAAGTGACCCACATAAACTATCAACATGGATTTAACTACGATGACGGCAAGGAAGTCCTGCCCACGATAAAATTGATCGGCAAGGAAAACATCAATGGGTTCTTTAAAAGAAACATTGATAAAGTGAGCGACATTAAGTTGATGATCAATTCTTGTGATTTCCAGAACACGGGTGGTGTGAGCCGTGATGACATTTTGATTATTGTCACTGGAGAATTGTTTTGGTCAGATAGCCCTACTTTTAAGTTCGCTCAAACTTTTGTATTGAATAGTATTTCGAATAATTACAAGTCATTTGAGATTACGAATGATGTCTTGAAGTTTATCCCTGATTCCTTGGAGGAGTATGTCATAATACCCAAGAAGGTAAGACAAGAGAAGcctgaagaaaagaagaagaaggaagaacCACTTCCTGTGAACGAAGCTGCTACTGAGCCAGCTAaagttgaaattgaaaaaaaatcagAAGATAAGAAATCAACCGAGGACGTGGTCAAACAACCTTTGGCTGCAACTTCAGAAAAAATAGAGGAACGAGATATTCCTAAGAGTGAAACCAAACTAGagacaaaagaagaaacttcCTCAGATGAAatagaaaagaagaaaaagataaCGTCAACAAAAGTGGAAGACGTTACTGAAATCAAGGAGAAGGAAGTACCTGAAGTAAAGGAAAAGACTGATAAAGTCGCATCACCGGCAGCACAAGAACATAAAGAGAAACCTTTGAAGCCAAATACAGAAgtaaaagaagaaaaagaagaagaagacaatAAGTTAAAGAAGCATCATGAGAAGGCCACGAAAATTAAGTCTGACTCTCCTAAATCTAGTACTTATAAGGAAAAACCAGGCAAAGTGTCCAAACATGAAATAATAAGTGTCTCTAAGGAAGGTCCAGAAATAACTATAATTAAAAAACCTGAGATTATGAAGCCACAAACGAAAGAGAAGGAAGACGAACCCAACGAGAAGGAGAATGAGAATCCTGAAGAAACGAACAAGGAAACTGTACCAATACCCGCTCCTGCTCCTGTAAAGATGACTTGGGCTTCAAAACTTTCCGTGGATTCCAAGGAAAATGTTAAGGATCACAGTGTGAAAGTGACACCAGCGGCACCTGATAATAGGAAACCTACTCCAATTGTCAACAGAAATGTCGTTGAATTTACCAAGGAAGCCGCTCAATATAGAACTGATAATAGAAATTTTGAGATGGGTAATCGTAGAGATAATACTAGTGGTAGAGGCGGTAAGAAGAAGCACGgtaatattaattatgAAACAGTTAATAAAGATGGATTTTTCCCCGTTTTTGTTCGTGGCACTGgatcaattaaagaagataaattaAGAATTAATCTAGAGAAGGAATTTGGACCTATCATGAAGATGAGTACCGGGGACAAttttgctgttgttgattTTGCCACtcaacaaaatcaaaatgaTGCCCTGGAAAAAAAAGTCATTAAGATTGATGATACTGATGTAATATTGGAGAGGAAAACTGCTAAGAAAGTTtataattccaataatggaTTTTCCAGTCATTCTCGTCCTTCTAAGAAGTATACTAGTAATAGTAATGGTGGTTTCAATaatccaagaagaagagaatga
- the APE1 gene encoding metalloaminopeptidase APE1 (ancestral locus Anc_2.478), translated as MEDQRQIIEQLKKTLQLLTVEAETSKSTESKESSSKKADVFTPLMTATTANDEVNIMHTYEDCANEFINFQYANPTTYHVVEHFAKLLESKGFKYLCEKGNWDHCANGSKGGLFYTIRNGTNLVAWAIGDKWKYKRGVGAVASHIDSLTVKLKPASIKDSVEGYELLGVAPYGGTLNQAWFDRDLGIAGRVLIRTPGESEIKSVLIDSTPHPIGRIPSLAPHFGKPAEGPFDKEDQAVPVIGFGWDEDSEPANENEKTSPLYGKHPIQLLRYIAKLANVKVCQLLQLDLDLFDVQKGTLGGLNKEFIFAPRVDDRLCSFAALICLAHYAENFDLANLDTFNMVALFDNEEVGSLTRQGARGGLLESVVTRVATARNKKESPPDMRTLFANSIILSADVNHLFNPNFKDVYMKNHSPKPNVGITLSLDPNGHMATDAVGVTFVEELGRKNDDKIQYFQIKNNSRSGGTIGPFLASQTGARTIDLGIAQLSMHSIRAATGTRDVGLGIKFFRNFFDNWRSTYDNFADL; from the coding sequence ATGGAAGACCAACGTCAAATCATTGAACAACTGAAGAAGACCCTCCAACTCTTAACAGTGGAGGCAGAAACCTCCAAATCCACAGAAAGTAAAGAATCCTCCTCCAAGAAGGCTGACGTGTTCACCCCATTAATGACCGCCACCACAGCCAATGATGAAGTTAACATCATGCACACTTATGAGGATTGTgccaatgaatttattaacttCCAATACGCAAACCCAACTACGTACCACGTGGTGGAACATTTCGCCAAACTGTTGGAATCCAAGGGTTTCAAATATCTTTGTGAAAAGGGTAATTGGGACCATTGTGCTAATGGATCCAAGGGCGGTTTGTTTTACACTATTAGAAACGGTACCAATTTGGTCGCTTGGGCCATTGGTGACAAGTGGAAGTACAAGCGTGGTGTTGGAGCCGTTGCATCTCATATTGACTCATTAACTGTCAAGTTAAAGCCTGCTTCCATTAAGGATAGCGTAGAGGGCTACGAATTATTAGGGGTCGCACCATATGGTGGTACGTTGAATCAAGCTTGGTTCGATAGAGATTTGGGTATTGCTGGTAGAGTTCTTATTAGAACTCCAGGTGAATCTGAAATTAAGAGTGTCTTGATCGATTCCACACCTCAtccaattggaagaatCCCATCATTGGCTCCACATTTCGGAAAACCAGCAGAAGGTCCATTTGATAAGGAAGATCAAGCTGTCCCAGTCATTGGGTTCGGTTGGGATGAAGATTCTGAACCTGCTAATGAAAACGAAAAGACTTCCCCATTATATGGTAAGCATCCAATTCAATTGTTGAGATACATTGCTAAATTGGCTAACGTCAAAGTTTGTCAACTTTTACAGTTAGATTTGGATCTATTTGACGTACAAAAGGGTACTCTTGGTGGGTTAAACAAGGAATTCATCTTTGCTCCTCGTGTCGATGACAGACTATGTAGTTTTGCCGCATTGATTTGTTTGGCTCATTATGCTGAAAACTTTGATTTGGCCAATTTGGATACTTTCAACATGGTTGCCCTATTTGacaatgaagaagttggATCCTTAACAAGACAAGGTGCTAGAGGTGGTTTATTGGAATCTGTGGTGACTCGTGTAGCTACTGCTCGTAACAAGAAGGAGAGCCCACCTGACATGCGTACTTTGTTCGCTAACTCCATTATTCTTTCTGCTGATGTCAACCATCTTTTCAATCCAAATTTCAAGGACGTTTACATGAAGAACCATTCTCCAAAACCAAATGTGGGGATTACTCTGTCATTGGATCCAAATGGGCACATGGCTACTGATGCAGTAGGTGTCACATTTGTAGAAGAATTAGGTCGTAAGAATGACGATAAgattcaatatttccagattaaaaataattcaagaTCAGGTGGTACCATTGGTCCATTCCTAGCTTCTCAAACTGGTGCTAGAACCATTGATTTAGGTATTGCACAGTTGTCCATGCACAGTATTAGAGCTGCCACTGGGACAAGAGATGTTGGTCTAGGTATTAAGTTCTTCAGAAATTTCTTCGATAATTGGAGATCTACTTACGATAACTTTGCCGATCTATAA
- the NCAS0A05720 gene encoding uncharacterized protein encodes MVAASSSTSTTDRTLKIQDTGNTDHYLPSNSTASSLHSQRTKEQCSNLQPAQAQDQLESMNPPPGPSRLRECMFIVIIASSQFISLAAASQAILQMDAITAWFQLPADRSLEAGWANAAFAITCGTFIIPAGKLCDLIGSKTVFIFGYAWYTLWSLLVGISRYAPKGQATFFFFGRGCQGIGAAALFPSSLALLGKYYPPSCKKNIVFSLYGFCVPLGVVVGGVFSAIFTQLAHWSWNYWSMAIVSAFFTLISCFYIPPDEIIKSEEQKKKRAWFHLPKFDYLGTFLYVASLLLFAVCWNQATGFKFKSVQVYVTLIVSLVCFVAMVIVEFYVDDPIIPARKIHPQTIKALLVVFFSYLSFTIWLFYLWKYFTVVRNDTVLLGAAKFVPLSIAGFIAALFSILLISTAVPVQIRLLAGACSFLLAHILFITLSRTESYWARPFLTIIIISIGLDISFPSATLLLSNGVPQELRGISAALVGTALNYGTGIGPPIAQTIIGYQCDKCMASGDMDQFVKAIHIAAAVGIGASGIAVVVGLYGTVTEYSWETHSYSKRCVEPYDDE; translated from the coding sequence ATGGTAGCAGCATCATCCTCAACTTCAACAACTGACCGCACCCTTAAGATACAAGACACCGGCAATACCGACCATTATCTCCCGTCCAACTCCACTGCTTCCTCACTCCATTCACAACGTACAAAGGAGCAATGCAGTAATCTACAACCGGCACAAGCACAGGACCAACTGGAATCAATGAACCCTCCACCGGGGCCCTCGCGGCTACGAGAATGCATGTTCATCGTAATTATTGCCTCCAGTCAATTCATCTCATTAGCCGCAGCAAGTCAGGCCATCTTACAAATGGATGCCATCACTGCATGGTTCCAATTACCGGCAGACAGATCTCTGGAAGCTGGATGGGCCAACGCTGCTTTCGCGATAACATGCGGGACCTTTATTATCCCCGCGGGGAAACTATGCGATCTCATTGGATCCAAGACTGTCTTCATCTTCGGGTATGCATGGTATACCCTATGGTCTCTCCTCGTTGGGATCAGTAGGTATGCACCTAAGGGCCAGGCtactttctttttcttcgGAAGAGGTTGTCAAGGTATTGGAGCTGCCGCTTTATTTCCAAGCTCATTGGCGTTGTTGGGGAAATATTATCCTCCAAGCtgtaaaaaaaatattgtattCTCATTATATGGGTTTTGCGTCCCCTTGGGGGTAGTCGTCGGTGGAGTGTTTTCTGCTATATTTACACAATTGGCTCATTGGTCTTGGAATTACTGGTCGATGGCTATAGTTTCCGCCTTTTTCACTCTGATAAGTTGTTTCTATATACCACCAGATGAAATAATCAAGTCGGAAgaacagaagaagaaacgTGCATGGTTCCATTTACCCAAGTTTGATTATTTGGGGACGTTTCTTTACGTGGCTTCTTTATTGTTATTTGCAGTTTGTTGGAACCAGGCAACaggtttcaaatttaaaagtgTCCAAGTGTACGTCACATTGATCGTATCCCTGGTCTGCTTTGTTGCCATGGTGATTGTGGAGTTTTATGTCGATGATCCCATAATACCAGCACGCAAGATCCATCCACAAACAATAAAGGCTCTCCTCGTCGTCTTCTTTTCATATTTGTCCTTCACCATTTGGCTCTTCTACTtatggaaatattttacaGTGGTTAGAAATGATACGGTATTATTAGGTGCCGCGAAATTCGTCCCATTATCCATAGCAGGTTTTATAGCAGCATTATTTTCCATCCTGCTCATATCCACCGCAGTCCCCGTACAAATCCGTTTACTGGCAGGTGCATGCTCTTTCCTTCTAGCTCACATTCTCTTCATAACATTATCTAGAACAGAATCATATTGGGCAAGACCATTCTTGACCATTATAATTATCTCCATTGGTCTGGATATTAGTTTCCCCAGTGccacattattattaagtAATGGTGTCCCACAGGAATTGCGAGGGATCTCTGCAGCATTGGTGGGGACTGCATTGAATTATGGCACGGGGATTGGACCACCCATTGCACAAACCATTATTGGATATCAATGCGATAAATGTATGGCTAGTGGTGACATGGATCAATTTGTCAAAGCTATTCATATTGCCGCCGCGGTAGGTATCGGTGCCAGTGGGATCGCTGTTGTGGTGGGCCTTTATGGAACCGTTACAGAATATTCATGGGAGACTCATAGTTATTCAAAGAGGTGTGTGGAGCCGTATGATGACGAGTAA